A genomic stretch from Verrucomicrobiota bacterium includes:
- a CDS encoding ATP-binding protein, with translation MIERRMAAFLPDYLRQFPAVCVLGPRQVGKTTLVRKYAEGVSGDLPPEYLDLENPQDFEKLADARGYLEQFQDRLVILDEVQRRPGLFQVLRGLIDERRLAGQKAGHFVLLGSASIDLLQQSSETLAGRIAYLELSPLDILEAPSKEALWWRGGFPDSVLAVDDQASLRWREQFITTYLERDIPMLGPRIPATTLRRFWSMLAHQQGSLYNAAQMARNLEMTGKTVAGYLDLMVDLLLVRRLPPYHASLRKRLVKSPKVYLRDSGLLHGLLGIDSHHQLLGHPIVGMSWEGYVIENLLRVAPERTQASFYRTATGVELDLVLELPGNRLWAMEIKRSTAPKMERGLRQAIEDIQPDQTFLVYGGKERYPKGENIDVIGLAEMAGELAEGFR, from the coding sequence ATGATTGAGCGTCGCATGGCTGCCTTTCTTCCGGACTATTTGCGCCAATTTCCGGCAGTCTGTGTGCTTGGGCCCCGTCAGGTCGGGAAGACGACCTTGGTGCGCAAGTATGCCGAGGGGGTCTCGGGCGACTTGCCGCCGGAATACCTCGATCTGGAGAATCCGCAGGATTTCGAGAAGCTAGCGGATGCCAGAGGCTACTTGGAGCAGTTTCAGGATCGACTCGTGATTTTGGACGAAGTGCAGAGAAGGCCGGGGCTTTTTCAGGTCTTGCGAGGCTTGATCGATGAGCGTCGTCTGGCGGGGCAGAAAGCGGGGCATTTTGTTCTTTTGGGCTCCGCTTCGATTGACTTGCTGCAACAATCAAGCGAGACGCTGGCCGGGCGGATCGCCTACTTGGAGTTGTCTCCGCTGGACATCCTGGAAGCTCCCTCAAAAGAGGCTCTTTGGTGGCGAGGGGGCTTTCCCGACAGCGTGTTGGCGGTCGATGACCAGGCCAGCCTTCGATGGAGGGAGCAGTTCATCACCACCTATCTGGAACGTGACATTCCCATGCTGGGGCCGCGCATTCCGGCCACCACCTTGCGGCGCTTTTGGAGTATGCTCGCTCATCAACAGGGGAGCCTCTACAACGCCGCCCAGATGGCACGCAATCTGGAGATGACAGGCAAGACGGTGGCCGGGTATTTGGACTTGATGGTGGATCTCCTGCTGGTCAGGCGTTTGCCCCCTTACCATGCCAGTCTCAGGAAGCGCTTGGTCAAATCGCCCAAAGTCTATCTCCGTGACAGTGGCCTTCTCCATGGCTTGCTGGGCATCGACAGTCATCATCAGCTGCTGGGGCATCCTATTGTGGGGATGAGTTGGGAGGGGTATGTGATAGAGAATCTCTTGCGGGTAGCGCCGGAGCGAACCCAGGCCAGCTTTTATCGGACGGCCACTGGGGTGGAGTTGGATTTGGTATTGGAACTTCCGGGAAATCGGCTTTGGGCGATGGAAATCAAACGCAGCACTGCCCCGAAAATGGAACGCGGCCTTAGGCAAGCCATTGAGGACATCCAACCCGATCAAACTTTTTTGGTCTATGGGGGAAAGGAACGTTATCCCAAGGGGGAAAATATCGATGTGATTGGCTTGGCGGAGATGGCAGGGGAATTGGCAGAGGGTTTCCGCTGA